A genomic window from Leptospiraceae bacterium includes:
- the lptB gene encoding LPS export ABC transporter ATP-binding protein translates to MENLVKVYNKRKVVNGVSFEIKQGEIVGLLGPNGAGKTTSFYMSVGFVKPDSGKVFIDEEDVTLAPMYQRARRGIGYLAQEASIFRKLTVAENLEAVLQTQKLSREEIVKRRDELLIELQIMRVANQKGFTLSGGERRRCEIARALATRPNFILLDEPFAGVDPIAVKDIQNVIKSLREKGLGILITDHNVRETLKITDRAYIMYSGKILISGSAMELINDPETRRIYLGEDFSL, encoded by the coding sequence ATGGAAAACCTCGTCAAAGTTTACAACAAGCGAAAAGTTGTAAATGGAGTCAGCTTTGAAATCAAACAGGGGGAAATTGTAGGTCTTCTCGGTCCCAACGGAGCCGGAAAAACCACTTCTTTTTATATGTCTGTAGGTTTTGTAAAACCGGACAGCGGAAAAGTTTTCATTGATGAGGAAGATGTTACCCTCGCTCCCATGTACCAGAGGGCACGAAGAGGGATTGGCTACCTGGCCCAGGAAGCCTCCATTTTCCGTAAATTAACAGTAGCTGAAAATCTGGAAGCTGTTCTTCAAACCCAGAAACTTTCCAGAGAGGAAATTGTAAAACGAAGAGATGAACTCCTCATTGAACTCCAAATTATGAGAGTAGCAAATCAAAAAGGTTTCACCCTATCGGGAGGAGAAAGACGGCGTTGCGAAATAGCCAGAGCCCTGGCTACAAGACCGAATTTCATTCTTCTGGATGAACCTTTTGCGGGGGTAGATCCCATTGCCGTAAAAGATATTCAAAATGTAATAAAAAGTTTGCGGGAAAAAGGACTCGGAATTTTAATAACAGATCATAATGTCCGTGAAACCCTTAAAATCACAGACAGGGCTTATATAATGTATAGTGGCAAGATCCTGATTTCAGGCTCTGCTATGGAATTAATTAACGACCCGGAGACGAGAAGGATTTACCTAGGAGAAGATTTCTCTCTCTAA
- the rpoN gene encoding RNA polymerase factor sigma-54, producing the protein MALAQQLVQKQTQKLIMTQDLRQSIELLPLSNLELSEKIQSELIDNPLLEEAYNPEKPTMPELYSVRETKSLEKKASERNNDVSLYDIVKMEGRNGRGDFEASDRHHRMIESSPLSKSLSDHLNEQLLLTSLSEEEVRIGEVLISMLDERGFITQSLESLSKEIQAPIYKIHKVLNQIHNFDPPGIGASSIQKTLQIQSEILYPRERMLHLLIEEHFEDLEKLDYKKISKQMKVSIEKIEEYTRLIKKLEPFPATLFISKKTEYVVPDIIVQESENEFTILINDEWIPKLEINQEYKSSIQSLRNPEEKEFIVSRMNSAQWLIRSINQRRNTLYRVMNSIIDFQIDFFREGIHKIRPLTLKDIAEKLSMHESTISRITTNKYVQTSWGIFELKWFFSSGVRSTEGGKESSKKIHEIIKNLVKEEDPNYPLSDQDIVDIMSSKGIEIARRTVAKYRKILKILPSNRRKRIKTLQE; encoded by the coding sequence ATGGCTTTAGCTCAACAACTTGTCCAAAAACAGACCCAGAAACTGATCATGACTCAGGATCTGAGACAGTCTATTGAACTATTGCCCTTATCAAATCTCGAACTTTCTGAAAAAATACAATCTGAACTTATTGACAACCCCCTCCTTGAAGAAGCCTATAACCCGGAAAAACCTACTATGCCGGAGTTATATTCTGTTAGAGAAACCAAAAGTCTGGAAAAAAAAGCATCCGAAAGGAATAATGATGTTTCCCTCTACGATATTGTAAAAATGGAAGGAAGAAATGGACGGGGAGATTTTGAGGCCAGTGACCGGCACCACAGAATGATAGAATCTTCTCCCCTTTCTAAAAGTCTTTCCGATCACCTGAACGAACAGTTACTTCTCACCTCTCTTTCTGAAGAAGAAGTAAGGATAGGAGAGGTTCTCATCTCTATGCTCGATGAAAGGGGATTTATTACCCAGAGTCTGGAATCTTTATCTAAAGAAATACAGGCACCGATTTATAAGATTCATAAGGTATTAAACCAGATTCATAATTTTGATCCTCCCGGCATCGGTGCTTCCTCCATTCAAAAAACTCTTCAAATACAATCTGAAATTTTATATCCCAGAGAGAGAATGCTTCACTTATTGATAGAAGAGCACTTTGAAGACCTTGAGAAATTAGATTATAAGAAAATCAGTAAACAAATGAAAGTTTCTATTGAGAAAATAGAAGAATACACCCGTCTTATTAAAAAATTAGAACCTTTCCCCGCCACTCTTTTCATATCAAAAAAAACTGAATATGTTGTTCCTGATATTATTGTTCAGGAAAGTGAAAATGAGTTTACTATCCTGATTAATGATGAATGGATTCCCAAGCTTGAAATTAACCAGGAGTATAAAAGTTCCATCCAGAGCCTTCGGAATCCGGAGGAAAAAGAGTTTATTGTATCCAGGATGAATTCGGCTCAATGGTTGATTCGTTCGATTAACCAGAGAAGGAATACGCTTTATCGGGTAATGAACTCCATTATAGACTTTCAAATTGACTTTTTCCGGGAAGGAATTCATAAAATCCGACCCCTTACCCTTAAAGACATAGCCGAAAAACTCAGTATGCATGAGTCTACGATTTCAAGAATCACCACTAATAAATATGTTCAAACTTCCTGGGGAATTTTTGAATTAAAATGGTTCTTCTCCTCCGGTGTACGTTCTACTGAAGGTGGAAAAGAATCTTCCAAAAAAATACACGAAATCATAAAAAATCTCGTCAAAGAAGAAGACCCAAATTATCCGCTTTCCGATCAGGACATTGTGGATATTATGAGTTCAAAAGGAATTGAAATTGCAAGAAGGACGGTAGCTAAATATAGGAAAATTCTAAAAATCCTACCCTCTAATAGAAGAAAACGCATCAAAACCTTACAGGAATAA